A stretch of DNA from Curtobacterium sp. MCBD17_035:
TGACGAGCGGCATCACGACCGACGTGGCGAGCGCGAAGCAGGCCGACCACACCGGGAGCGTGCCGTCCGTCGTGACGAGGGCGGCAGCGGTGGCGGCGACGTAGAGGACCATGCACGCGATGACCGGCTGGACGTCCCGGACCTCGGACAAGGACGTCACGGCGAGCACCAGGTGGTACAGCGAGAAGATCGCGGCGAGCGCGGTGGCGACGCCGGCGGGGAGGGAGGCCCTCATCGTCCACCCCGCGACGGAGCCGCCTCGACCGGGACGGACGCGGGCGCGGCCGCGGGCGCCCAGGTGAGCACGACGCGGGTGCCGCGACCGGGCGCGCTGACGAGCTGCGCCTCCCCGCCGGCGACCCCGACGCGCTCGATGATGGACCGACGCACGCCGAGCCGCTCGGCCGGCACGGCCCCCGGATCGAACCCGGCGCCGTCGTCGCCGATCTCGATGCGCACGCCGGCGGCGCCGATCCCGATGAGCGTGACCCACCGACGGACGGCGTCGTCGCCCGCGTGTTGCACGCTGTTCACCGCGGCCTGCAGGGTCGCGGCGGCGAGGGCCTCGGCGACCGACGCCGGCAGGTCGCGGTCGTCGACGTCCTGGGAGCGGACGTCCACGGGGGCGGCGAGCGCCCCGACGGTCTCCACCACGCGGGACCGGACCGCGGAGAACGGCACCGGCGGCACCACGGCGGGGCCGCCCCGCGCGGCCGCCGCGTCGAGGTGGGCGATCGCGTTCCGCGCCATCGTCGCCGCGAGGGTCTTCGCCTCGGGGGTGTCGGCGCGCGCCGCCGAGAGCAGGGTGGTGAGCACGCTGTCGTGCACGATGGCGTCGACCTGCACCCGCTCGAGCTCGATGGCGTGTTCGCGCATGGCACGGGCGTAGCGCTGCACCGCGGTCGCCTGCGCGGCGTCGACGGCGGCGGCAGCACGGCGGATCACGACGATGAGCACGAGGGCCGCGCCCCCGAGGAAGATGACGTACACGCCGTCGAGCACGGCGCGGGGCAGCGAGACGGCGCCACCCGATGGGGTCATCCGGACGACGACGTAGGCGACGGGCACGAGGACGTTGTAGACGGCTGCGATCTGCCACGTGTGGAACGCGATGGCGGCTGCGATCGTCGCGACGTTGCACAACCACCAGAGCCAGGGCACCTGCGCCTGCGGGAGGGTCCCCGGCACCGTCAACGGCCAGGTGACGAGCGCGACGAGGAACACGACCGCGACGACGATCTGCGCGGTCCGCGCGAGCCGGCGGACGACGGCCGTCGCCCCGACGAACACGATCGAGGCGCAGACGACGAGCGCCACGACGAGTCCCCACACGGGGTCGAGCGACGGGAGCTGCTGGAGCACCGGCGGGACGGTGACCGCGCCGAACCCGAGGGCCGCCGCGGCGAGCATGACCGCGATGGCCCGCTCGAGGGTGGTCGCGGTGATGGCCGGCCGGATGCTCCGGCTCGGGTCCGCCGCGACCGGCGGTGCGGCGTCAGCG
This window harbors:
- a CDS encoding ATP-binding protein, whose protein sequence is MVADAAPPVAADPSRSIRPAITATTLERAIAVMLAAAALGFGAVTVPPVLQQLPSLDPVWGLVVALVVCASIVFVGATAVVRRLARTAQIVVAVVFLVALVTWPLTVPGTLPQAQVPWLWWLCNVATIAAAIAFHTWQIAAVYNVLVPVAYVVVRMTPSGGAVSLPRAVLDGVYVIFLGGAALVLIVVIRRAAAAVDAAQATAVQRYARAMREHAIELERVQVDAIVHDSVLTTLLSAARADTPEAKTLAATMARNAIAHLDAAAARGGPAVVPPVPFSAVRSRVVETVGALAAPVDVRSQDVDDRDLPASVAEALAAATLQAAVNSVQHAGDDAVRRWVTLIGIGAAGVRIEIGDDGAGFDPGAVPAERLGVRRSIIERVGVAGGEAQLVSAPGRGTRVVLTWAPAAAPASVPVEAAPSRGGR